The following are from one region of the Magallana gigas chromosome 6, xbMagGiga1.1, whole genome shotgun sequence genome:
- the LOC105344081 gene encoding tubulin polyglutamylase ttll6 isoform X21 yields MTMSDPEAPPHDEDQSEHSDGEEEEAAQSSESSEGESEGEDSGYEANAGEGLLTLMDGDSILIQQPPMGEDEEEGDDDAKSCQLSSIVSAASTISVTCDTGISTQADDETEYEGEGLTPSGPPPADTEKKMDQDKKIVKKKKKKKKIYYICLTNCKYDVVRRVSRKFGFKEVSDDEDWTLYWTDYSVALERVMEMKKYQKINHFPGMSEICRKDLLARNLNRMNKMFPKEYNIFPKTWCLPADYGDFLAYTRQKKNKTYILKPETGCQGRGIWVTRNPKEIKPHEHMICQQYMAKPFLIDGFKFDLRIYTLVTSCDPLRIFLFKDGLARFATNKYIEPTHNNVDNVFMHLTNYAINKHSEDFIRDDEAGSKRRISTINRYLRDKGYDVDKMWADIDDVIIKTLISAHSILKHNYRTCFPNHVKGSACFEILGFDVLLDRKLRPQVLEVNHSPSFNTDSELDREIKGALVWDSLNLVNFGACDRRKCIEEEKRRIKDRLLGRGVKKETREELEIAQAQYLEVLERYENNHLGNFRRIYPNPGYEKYEKFFHSSGSLFQETAAFKARSEMARQQRDEIARKKEKMESMLKGKRNSSTGLRPESPSSRRKRSIKRAIVPTRRLTNARGNMEVCLKFPLVNRPDSQILGSESSSQMCDDPVDTSKPLDILEEEELERISGLLQRDNLVRGLGIVEHVYRLLHCTPGTMGVLKTDTRSLPPPLVHIQTNTIVTRPGSQDHQRWLCSNRPTESCLAGRSAPIRIKDRQYYKKLLDRYFGHNHALANESLGKAEKKLLRQTAQTQMKMNGYQGNMFCPLRDDRQFPHVRLSYSTSDRKVVLSHQTSRPDDSEAEELFDLEPSYGSGRSTTSWQAKSGSLGSLNEKTVPSYQASDVHRLQIWRLVTPRWKKRSKFVRKPLGGSNRATSTTIIQDSEFRSNMAHLMDTEAERNRLLARNGYGSDWRSDSTTPSSLQKRTLSAHGQRKEVDKVSLLHGV; encoded by the exons ATGACCATGTCTGACCCAGAGGCTCCGCCCCACGATGAAGACCAATCAGAACATAGCGATGGGGAAGAGGAAGAGGCAGCACAGAGCAGTGAGAGTTCCGAGGGTGAGAGTGAGGGGGAAGACTCTGGGTACGAGGCCAATGCTGGGGAGGGGCTACTGACCCTGATGGATGGGGACTCCATCCTCATTCAGCAGCCGCCCATGGGAGAGGACGAGGAGGAGGGTGATGATGATG CTAAGTCCTGTCAACTGTCAAGTATTGTGAGTGCTGCCAGTACTATCAGTGTCACATGTG ATACAGGGATCAGCACCCAGGCCGATGATGAGACGGAGTACGAGGGTGAGGGACTCACTCCGAGTGGCCCACCCCCTGCAGACACAGAGAAAAAAATGGACCAGGACAAAAAGATTgtcaagaaaaagaagaaaaagaaaaa GATATACTACATATGTTTGACAAACTGTAAATATGACGTTG TGAGGCGCGTTTCCCGTAAGTTTGGGTTTAAGGAGGTGTCTGATGACGAGGACTGGACCCTGTACTGGACCGACTACTCCGTGGCCCTGGAGCGGGTCATGGAGATGAAGAAGTACCAG aaaattaaCCACTTCCCAGGAATGAGTGAAATATGTCGGAAGGATCTGCTGGCCAGAAACTTGAATCGAATGAATAAAATGTTCCCAAAGGAGTACAATATCTTCCCCAAAACTTGGTGCCTTCCTGCTGA CTATGGTGACTTCTTAGCCTATACAAGACAGAAGAAGAACAAAACCTATATCTTGAAGCCGGAGACGGGCTGTCAGGGGAGAGGAATCTGGGTCACACGGAACCCCAAAGAAATCAAACCTCACGAACACATGATCTGTCAACAGTACATGGCCAAA CCATTTCTGATTGACGGTTTTAAGTTTGATTTGAGAATCTACACATTAGTGACCTCCTGTGATCCACTTAGAATATTCCTCTTCAAAGATGGACTGGCCAGGTTTGCCACCAATAAATACATTGAGCCCACGCATAACAATGTG gataatgtttttatgcatttaacAAATTATGCCATTAACAAACACAGTGAAGACTTTATTCGAGATGATGAAGCAGGAAGTAAAAG GAGAATTAGTACAATAAATAGATATCTCAGGGACAAGGGTTATGATGTGGACAAAATGTGGGCAGACATTGATGATGTCATCATCAAGACATTGATCTCAGCTCACTCCATCCTAAAACACAACTACCGCACATGTTTCCCTAACCACGTCAAAGGCAGTGCATGTTTTGAGATCTTAGGGTTCGATGTCCTCTTAGATCGCAAACTCAGACCTCAAGTGTTAGAG GTGAATCACTCCCCAAGTTTTAATACAGACTCTGAGCTGGATCGAGAAATAAAAGGTGCTCTTGTGTGGGACTCTCTAAACTTAGTCAATTTTGGTGCTTGTGATAGACGAAAGTGTATAGAAGAAGAAAAACGGAGAATTAAAGACCGACTGCTTGGGAGGGGGGTCAAAAAGGAAACAAG AGAGGAATTAGAAATTGCTCAGGCCCAGTACTTAGAAGTTCTGGAGAGGTATGAGAACAATCATCTAGGTAACTTCCGTCGGATCTACCCCAACCCAGGGTACGAGAAATATGAGAAGTTCTTCCATAGCAGTGGCAGTCTCTTCCAGGAGACGGCAGCCTTTAAAGCCAGGAGTGAAATGGCTAG ACAACAGAGAGATGAAATAGCTcgaaagaaagagaaaatggAGTCAATGTTAAAGGGGAAAAGGAATTCATCGACAGGGCTACGGCCTGAAAGTCCGAGCAGTAGGCGGAAGAGATCCATTAAGCGAGCTATCGTGCCTACACGCAGATTGACGAACGCTCGGGGAAACATGGAG GTGTGTTTAAAATTTCCATTGGTTAATCGGCCCGATTCACAG ATTCTGGGCAGTGAATCAAGCAGTCAGATGTGTGATGATCCAGTCGACACGTCCAAACCTCTGGACATTTTAGAGGAAGAGGAATTAGAAAGGATCTCTGGGCTTCTCCAGCGGGACAACCTTGTCCGTGGGCTGGGAATCGTAGAGCACGTGTATCGTCTGCTGCACTGTACCCCGGGAACCATGGGGGTCCTTAAAACTGACACCAGGTCTCTCCCCCCTCCCCTG GTACACATACAAACGAATACCATAGTGACTAGGCCCGGCTCCCAG GATCATCAGAGATGGCTGTGTTCTAACCGACCAACCGAATCCTGCCTCGCCGGAAGGTCCGCCCCCATTAGAATTAAAGACAGACAGTATTACAAAAAACTTTTGGATAGATATTTTGGGCACAATCATGCCCTAGCTAACGAAAGTCTCGgtaaagcagaaaaaaaattgcttagaCAAACGGCACAGactcaaatgaaaatgaatgggTATCAGGGCAACATGTTCTGTCCGTTGCGAGACGACCGACAGTTCCCCCATGTTAGGTTGTCCTATAGTACAAGTGATAGGAAGGTGGTACTCAGCCACCAGACATCGCGCCCCGATGACTCCGAGGCAGAGGAACTCTTTGATTTGGAG CCAAGCTATGGATCCGGACGTAGCACCACCTCATGGCAAGCCAAGTCCGGCAGCCTGGGCAGCCTCAATGAGAAGACGGTGCCCTCGTACCAG GCATCAGATGTACACAGGCTTCAAATATGGCGTCTTGTAACCCCAAGATGGAAAAAG cgAAGTAAGTTTGTGAGGAAACCTCTAGGTGGCAGCAATCGTGCTACATCTACGACAATTATTCAGGACTCAGAGTTCCGCAGTAATATGGCACACTTAATGGATACGGAAGCGGAGCGGAATCGGCTGCTGGCTCGGAACGGATACGGATCAGACTGGAGATCCGACTCCACGACTCCCAGCAGTCTACAGAAACGCACGCTCAGTGCACATGGTCAACGAAAGGAAG TTGATAAAGTAAGTTTGTTGCATGGAGTCTAG
- the LOC105344081 gene encoding uncharacterized protein isoform X6, protein MTMSDPEAPPHDEDQSEHSDGEEEEAAQSSESSEGESEGEDSGYEANAGEGLLTLMDGDSILIQQPPMGEDEEEGDDDAKSCQLSSIVSAASTISVTCDTGISTQADDETEYEGEGLTPSGPPPADTEKKMDQDKKIVKKKKKKKKIYYICLTNCKYDVVRRVSRKFGFKEVSDDEDWTLYWTDYSVALERVMEMKKYQKINHFPGMSEICRKDLLARNLNRMNKMFPKEYNIFPKTWCLPADYGDFLAYTRQKKNKTYILKPETGCQGRGIWVTRNPKEIKPHEHMICQQYMAKPFLIDGFKFDLRIYTLVTSCDPLRIFLFKDGLARFATNKYIEPTHNNVDNVFMHLTNYAINKHSEDFIRDDEAGSKRRISTINRYLRDKGYDVDKMWADIDDVIIKTLISAHSILKHNYRTCFPNHVKGSACFEILGFDVLLDRKLRPQVLEVNHSPSFNTDSELDREIKGALVWDSLNLVNFGACDRRKCIEEEKRRIKDRLLGRGVKKETREELEIAQAQYLEVLERYENNHLGNFRRIYPNPGYEKYEKFFHSSGSLFQETAAFKARSEMARQQRDEIARKKEKMESMLKGKRNSSTGLRPESPSSRRKRSIKRAIVPTRRLTNARGNMEVCLKFPLVNRPDSQILGSESSSQMCDDPVDTSKPLDILEEEELERISGLLQRDNLVRGLGIVEHVYRLLHCTPGTMGVLKTDTRSLPPPLVHIQTNTIVTRPGSQDHQRWLCSNRPTESCLAGRSAPIRIKDRQYYKKLLDRYFGHNHALANESLGKAEKKLLRQTAQTQMKMNGYQGNMFCPLRDDRQFPHVRLSYSTSDRKVVLSHQTSRPDDSEAEELFDLEPSYGSGRSTTSWQAKSGSLGSLNEKTVPSYQASDVHRLQIWRLVTPRWKKRSKFVRKPLGGSNRATSTTIIQDSEFRSNMAHLMDTEAERNRLLARNGYGSDWRSDSTTPSSLQKRTLSAHGQRKEDHIETDSNSGKTCVELPPPVNLPRVSSNHGPAGLSVVSAPAPVMQRPELGRPDTKSSGTSSALSRVGSQQSMPLEPQLGMGTSTRSTKSQRIRGASNSLRLRQLEMRENHAIVFS, encoded by the exons ATGACCATGTCTGACCCAGAGGCTCCGCCCCACGATGAAGACCAATCAGAACATAGCGATGGGGAAGAGGAAGAGGCAGCACAGAGCAGTGAGAGTTCCGAGGGTGAGAGTGAGGGGGAAGACTCTGGGTACGAGGCCAATGCTGGGGAGGGGCTACTGACCCTGATGGATGGGGACTCCATCCTCATTCAGCAGCCGCCCATGGGAGAGGACGAGGAGGAGGGTGATGATGATG CTAAGTCCTGTCAACTGTCAAGTATTGTGAGTGCTGCCAGTACTATCAGTGTCACATGTG ATACAGGGATCAGCACCCAGGCCGATGATGAGACGGAGTACGAGGGTGAGGGACTCACTCCGAGTGGCCCACCCCCTGCAGACACAGAGAAAAAAATGGACCAGGACAAAAAGATTgtcaagaaaaagaagaaaaagaaaaa GATATACTACATATGTTTGACAAACTGTAAATATGACGTTG TGAGGCGCGTTTCCCGTAAGTTTGGGTTTAAGGAGGTGTCTGATGACGAGGACTGGACCCTGTACTGGACCGACTACTCCGTGGCCCTGGAGCGGGTCATGGAGATGAAGAAGTACCAG aaaattaaCCACTTCCCAGGAATGAGTGAAATATGTCGGAAGGATCTGCTGGCCAGAAACTTGAATCGAATGAATAAAATGTTCCCAAAGGAGTACAATATCTTCCCCAAAACTTGGTGCCTTCCTGCTGA CTATGGTGACTTCTTAGCCTATACAAGACAGAAGAAGAACAAAACCTATATCTTGAAGCCGGAGACGGGCTGTCAGGGGAGAGGAATCTGGGTCACACGGAACCCCAAAGAAATCAAACCTCACGAACACATGATCTGTCAACAGTACATGGCCAAA CCATTTCTGATTGACGGTTTTAAGTTTGATTTGAGAATCTACACATTAGTGACCTCCTGTGATCCACTTAGAATATTCCTCTTCAAAGATGGACTGGCCAGGTTTGCCACCAATAAATACATTGAGCCCACGCATAACAATGTG gataatgtttttatgcatttaacAAATTATGCCATTAACAAACACAGTGAAGACTTTATTCGAGATGATGAAGCAGGAAGTAAAAG GAGAATTAGTACAATAAATAGATATCTCAGGGACAAGGGTTATGATGTGGACAAAATGTGGGCAGACATTGATGATGTCATCATCAAGACATTGATCTCAGCTCACTCCATCCTAAAACACAACTACCGCACATGTTTCCCTAACCACGTCAAAGGCAGTGCATGTTTTGAGATCTTAGGGTTCGATGTCCTCTTAGATCGCAAACTCAGACCTCAAGTGTTAGAG GTGAATCACTCCCCAAGTTTTAATACAGACTCTGAGCTGGATCGAGAAATAAAAGGTGCTCTTGTGTGGGACTCTCTAAACTTAGTCAATTTTGGTGCTTGTGATAGACGAAAGTGTATAGAAGAAGAAAAACGGAGAATTAAAGACCGACTGCTTGGGAGGGGGGTCAAAAAGGAAACAAG AGAGGAATTAGAAATTGCTCAGGCCCAGTACTTAGAAGTTCTGGAGAGGTATGAGAACAATCATCTAGGTAACTTCCGTCGGATCTACCCCAACCCAGGGTACGAGAAATATGAGAAGTTCTTCCATAGCAGTGGCAGTCTCTTCCAGGAGACGGCAGCCTTTAAAGCCAGGAGTGAAATGGCTAG ACAACAGAGAGATGAAATAGCTcgaaagaaagagaaaatggAGTCAATGTTAAAGGGGAAAAGGAATTCATCGACAGGGCTACGGCCTGAAAGTCCGAGCAGTAGGCGGAAGAGATCCATTAAGCGAGCTATCGTGCCTACACGCAGATTGACGAACGCTCGGGGAAACATGGAG GTGTGTTTAAAATTTCCATTGGTTAATCGGCCCGATTCACAG ATTCTGGGCAGTGAATCAAGCAGTCAGATGTGTGATGATCCAGTCGACACGTCCAAACCTCTGGACATTTTAGAGGAAGAGGAATTAGAAAGGATCTCTGGGCTTCTCCAGCGGGACAACCTTGTCCGTGGGCTGGGAATCGTAGAGCACGTGTATCGTCTGCTGCACTGTACCCCGGGAACCATGGGGGTCCTTAAAACTGACACCAGGTCTCTCCCCCCTCCCCTG GTACACATACAAACGAATACCATAGTGACTAGGCCCGGCTCCCAG GATCATCAGAGATGGCTGTGTTCTAACCGACCAACCGAATCCTGCCTCGCCGGAAGGTCCGCCCCCATTAGAATTAAAGACAGACAGTATTACAAAAAACTTTTGGATAGATATTTTGGGCACAATCATGCCCTAGCTAACGAAAGTCTCGgtaaagcagaaaaaaaattgcttagaCAAACGGCACAGactcaaatgaaaatgaatgggTATCAGGGCAACATGTTCTGTCCGTTGCGAGACGACCGACAGTTCCCCCATGTTAGGTTGTCCTATAGTACAAGTGATAGGAAGGTGGTACTCAGCCACCAGACATCGCGCCCCGATGACTCCGAGGCAGAGGAACTCTTTGATTTGGAG CCAAGCTATGGATCCGGACGTAGCACCACCTCATGGCAAGCCAAGTCCGGCAGCCTGGGCAGCCTCAATGAGAAGACGGTGCCCTCGTACCAG GCATCAGATGTACACAGGCTTCAAATATGGCGTCTTGTAACCCCAAGATGGAAAAAG cgAAGTAAGTTTGTGAGGAAACCTCTAGGTGGCAGCAATCGTGCTACATCTACGACAATTATTCAGGACTCAGAGTTCCGCAGTAATATGGCACACTTAATGGATACGGAAGCGGAGCGGAATCGGCTGCTGGCTCGGAACGGATACGGATCAGACTGGAGATCCGACTCCACGACTCCCAGCAGTCTACAGAAACGCACGCTCAGTGCACATGGTCAACGAAAGGAAG ATCACATTGAAACCGACTCAAATAGTGGCAAAACTTGTGTCGAGCTTCCCCCGCCAGTAA ACCTGCCACGCGTCTCATCCAATCACGGTCCGGCGGGTTTATCAGTGGTGTCGGCCCCTGCCCCGGTAATGCAGCGACCGGAACTAGGACGACCCGATACCAAGTCATCCGGAACGTCCTCTGCTCTGAGCAGGGTGGGATCTCAACAGTCCATGCCTTTAGAACCCCAACTCGGGATGGGAACTAGCACACGGTCTACAAAATCACAGAGAATCCGGGGAGCGTCCAACAGCCTTCGCTTGAGACAGCTAGAGATGAGAGAGAATCACGCCATTGTGTTCAGCTGA
- the LOC105344081 gene encoding tubulin polyglutamylase ttll6 isoform X20 — translation MTMSDPEAPPHDEDQSEHSDGEEEEAAQSSESSEGESEGEDSGYEANAGEGLLTLMDGDSILIQQPPMGEDEEEGDDDAKSCQLSSIVSAASTISVTCDTGISTQADDETEYEGEGLTPSGPPPADTEKKMDQDKKIVKKKKKKKKIYYICLTNCKYDVVRRVSRKFGFKEVSDDEDWTLYWTDYSVALERVMEMKKYQKINHFPGMSEICRKDLLARNLNRMNKMFPKEYNIFPKTWCLPADYGDFLAYTRQKKNKTYILKPETGCQGRGIWVTRNPKEIKPHEHMICQQYMAKPFLIDGFKFDLRIYTLVTSCDPLRIFLFKDGLARFATNKYIEPTHNNVDNVFMHLTNYAINKHSEDFIRDDEAGSKRRISTINRYLRDKGYDVDKMWADIDDVIIKTLISAHSILKHNYRTCFPNHVKGSACFEILGFDVLLDRKLRPQVLEVNHSPSFNTDSELDREIKGALVWDSLNLVNFGACDRRKCIEEEKRRIKDRLLGRGVKKETREELEIAQAQYLEVLERYENNHLGNFRRIYPNPGYEKYEKFFHSSGSLFQETAAFKARSEMARQQRDEIARKKEKMESMLKGKRNSSTGLRPESPSSRRKRSIKRAIVPTRRLTNARGNMEVCLKFPLVNRPDSQILGSESSSQMCDDPVDTSKPLDILEEEELERISGLLQRDNLVRGLGIVEHVYRLLHCTPGTMGVLKTDTRSLPPPLVHIQTNTIVTRPGSQAPMTRLSAEVQLTRNLFSPSYGSGRSTTSWQAKSGSLGSLNEKTVPSYQRSKFVRKPLGGSNRATSTTIIQDSEFRSNMAHLMDTEAERNRLLARNGYGSDWRSDSTTPSSLQKRTLSAHGQRKEGWRASQPTNQTLWQYHLDHIETDSNSGKTCVELPPPVNLPRVSSNHGPAGLSVVSAPAPVMQRPELGRPDTKSSGTSSALSRVGSQQSMPLEPQLGMGTSTRSTKSQRIRGASNSLRLRQLEMRENHAIVFS, via the exons ATGACCATGTCTGACCCAGAGGCTCCGCCCCACGATGAAGACCAATCAGAACATAGCGATGGGGAAGAGGAAGAGGCAGCACAGAGCAGTGAGAGTTCCGAGGGTGAGAGTGAGGGGGAAGACTCTGGGTACGAGGCCAATGCTGGGGAGGGGCTACTGACCCTGATGGATGGGGACTCCATCCTCATTCAGCAGCCGCCCATGGGAGAGGACGAGGAGGAGGGTGATGATGATG CTAAGTCCTGTCAACTGTCAAGTATTGTGAGTGCTGCCAGTACTATCAGTGTCACATGTG ATACAGGGATCAGCACCCAGGCCGATGATGAGACGGAGTACGAGGGTGAGGGACTCACTCCGAGTGGCCCACCCCCTGCAGACACAGAGAAAAAAATGGACCAGGACAAAAAGATTgtcaagaaaaagaagaaaaagaaaaa GATATACTACATATGTTTGACAAACTGTAAATATGACGTTG TGAGGCGCGTTTCCCGTAAGTTTGGGTTTAAGGAGGTGTCTGATGACGAGGACTGGACCCTGTACTGGACCGACTACTCCGTGGCCCTGGAGCGGGTCATGGAGATGAAGAAGTACCAG aaaattaaCCACTTCCCAGGAATGAGTGAAATATGTCGGAAGGATCTGCTGGCCAGAAACTTGAATCGAATGAATAAAATGTTCCCAAAGGAGTACAATATCTTCCCCAAAACTTGGTGCCTTCCTGCTGA CTATGGTGACTTCTTAGCCTATACAAGACAGAAGAAGAACAAAACCTATATCTTGAAGCCGGAGACGGGCTGTCAGGGGAGAGGAATCTGGGTCACACGGAACCCCAAAGAAATCAAACCTCACGAACACATGATCTGTCAACAGTACATGGCCAAA CCATTTCTGATTGACGGTTTTAAGTTTGATTTGAGAATCTACACATTAGTGACCTCCTGTGATCCACTTAGAATATTCCTCTTCAAAGATGGACTGGCCAGGTTTGCCACCAATAAATACATTGAGCCCACGCATAACAATGTG gataatgtttttatgcatttaacAAATTATGCCATTAACAAACACAGTGAAGACTTTATTCGAGATGATGAAGCAGGAAGTAAAAG GAGAATTAGTACAATAAATAGATATCTCAGGGACAAGGGTTATGATGTGGACAAAATGTGGGCAGACATTGATGATGTCATCATCAAGACATTGATCTCAGCTCACTCCATCCTAAAACACAACTACCGCACATGTTTCCCTAACCACGTCAAAGGCAGTGCATGTTTTGAGATCTTAGGGTTCGATGTCCTCTTAGATCGCAAACTCAGACCTCAAGTGTTAGAG GTGAATCACTCCCCAAGTTTTAATACAGACTCTGAGCTGGATCGAGAAATAAAAGGTGCTCTTGTGTGGGACTCTCTAAACTTAGTCAATTTTGGTGCTTGTGATAGACGAAAGTGTATAGAAGAAGAAAAACGGAGAATTAAAGACCGACTGCTTGGGAGGGGGGTCAAAAAGGAAACAAG AGAGGAATTAGAAATTGCTCAGGCCCAGTACTTAGAAGTTCTGGAGAGGTATGAGAACAATCATCTAGGTAACTTCCGTCGGATCTACCCCAACCCAGGGTACGAGAAATATGAGAAGTTCTTCCATAGCAGTGGCAGTCTCTTCCAGGAGACGGCAGCCTTTAAAGCCAGGAGTGAAATGGCTAG ACAACAGAGAGATGAAATAGCTcgaaagaaagagaaaatggAGTCAATGTTAAAGGGGAAAAGGAATTCATCGACAGGGCTACGGCCTGAAAGTCCGAGCAGTAGGCGGAAGAGATCCATTAAGCGAGCTATCGTGCCTACACGCAGATTGACGAACGCTCGGGGAAACATGGAG GTGTGTTTAAAATTTCCATTGGTTAATCGGCCCGATTCACAG ATTCTGGGCAGTGAATCAAGCAGTCAGATGTGTGATGATCCAGTCGACACGTCCAAACCTCTGGACATTTTAGAGGAAGAGGAATTAGAAAGGATCTCTGGGCTTCTCCAGCGGGACAACCTTGTCCGTGGGCTGGGAATCGTAGAGCACGTGTATCGTCTGCTGCACTGTACCCCGGGAACCATGGGGGTCCTTAAAACTGACACCAGGTCTCTCCCCCCTCCCCTG GTACACATACAAACGAATACCATAGTGACTAGGCCCGGCTCCCAG GCTCCAATGACTCGTCTCTCAGCTGAAGTTCAGTTGaccagaaatttgttttcg CCAAGCTATGGATCCGGACGTAGCACCACCTCATGGCAAGCCAAGTCCGGCAGCCTGGGCAGCCTCAATGAGAAGACGGTGCCCTCGTACCAG cgAAGTAAGTTTGTGAGGAAACCTCTAGGTGGCAGCAATCGTGCTACATCTACGACAATTATTCAGGACTCAGAGTTCCGCAGTAATATGGCACACTTAATGGATACGGAAGCGGAGCGGAATCGGCTGCTGGCTCGGAACGGATACGGATCAGACTGGAGATCCGACTCCACGACTCCCAGCAGTCTACAGAAACGCACGCTCAGTGCACATGGTCAACGAAAGGAAG GTTGGCGAGCTTCACAGCCAACAAACCAAACATTGTGGCAGTATCATTTAG ATCACATTGAAACCGACTCAAATAGTGGCAAAACTTGTGTCGAGCTTCCCCCGCCAGTAA ACCTGCCACGCGTCTCATCCAATCACGGTCCGGCGGGTTTATCAGTGGTGTCGGCCCCTGCCCCGGTAATGCAGCGACCGGAACTAGGACGACCCGATACCAAGTCATCCGGAACGTCCTCTGCTCTGAGCAGGGTGGGATCTCAACAGTCCATGCCTTTAGAACCCCAACTCGGGATGGGAACTAGCACACGGTCTACAAAATCACAGAGAATCCGGGGAGCGTCCAACAGCCTTCGCTTGAGACAGCTAGAGATGAGAGAGAATCACGCCATTGTGTTCAGCTGA